In the genome of Rhizobium sp. NZLR1, one region contains:
- a CDS encoding ParB/RepB/Spo0J family partition protein, whose translation MELMTVDPRSLKDNPDKARQSKSSPQSDALLCASIRAIGVVQPPVVKLDPEGGNSYIIVFGHRRAAQAVAAELTEIPVLVADPGDDLGAMQSFAENIAREPLNPVDQWRAIERLVALGWTEESIALALALPARQLRKLRLLANILPAMLDHMARGDMPNEQQLRTIAAAGQDEQAEVWKKYKPKKQEPQVSWWEVARALTRTRMLAKHASFGDDLAQAYGITWVEDLFAPADEDSRYTTDIEAFLGAQQEWLSNNLPKRGAIIEANEYGQAKLPAKAQQVYGKPGKGDLTGWYINARDGSVQSVAYRMPEAKKPKVVKDADGVDTVVEDLEAPKARPDVTQKGLDMVGDLRTDALHEALARAPIENDTLTALLVLALTGQNVTIASGASDNPYGHAKCAPHAVRLVDEDGKLSFDRETLGQVARSVLIEVLSLRRNRSDSGMVARIAGDAIGADQFLTSMASEEFLSCLSRTALEAVAETAGVAGRVKVKDTRAAVVEHFADDRLVLPAAAIAPDAAEVLAWASRFTSATSNLEEEDDETAPVTEDEAPASDRSGADGADDFREAAE comes from the coding sequence ATGGAACTGATGACAGTCGATCCGCGCAGCCTGAAGGACAATCCCGACAAAGCGCGCCAATCTAAATCCTCTCCGCAGTCCGATGCGCTACTTTGCGCCTCGATCAGAGCGATCGGCGTGGTGCAGCCACCAGTCGTCAAGCTCGATCCAGAAGGCGGCAACAGCTACATCATCGTCTTCGGTCACCGTCGCGCGGCTCAGGCCGTTGCCGCCGAGCTCACCGAAATCCCGGTCCTGGTTGCCGATCCCGGAGACGATCTCGGCGCCATGCAGTCGTTCGCGGAAAACATCGCCCGTGAACCGCTGAACCCAGTCGATCAATGGCGCGCGATCGAACGCCTGGTTGCTCTTGGCTGGACCGAGGAATCGATCGCGCTTGCTCTGGCTCTCCCGGCGCGACAGCTTCGCAAGCTGCGGCTGCTCGCCAATATCCTGCCCGCCATGCTCGATCACATGGCTCGCGGCGATATGCCGAATGAGCAGCAGCTGCGCACCATCGCCGCCGCCGGCCAGGACGAGCAGGCTGAGGTCTGGAAAAAGTACAAGCCGAAGAAGCAGGAGCCGCAGGTATCGTGGTGGGAGGTCGCCCGCGCACTGACCCGCACCCGGATGCTCGCCAAGCATGCCAGCTTCGGTGACGACCTCGCACAGGCCTATGGCATCACCTGGGTCGAGGACCTGTTTGCGCCGGCCGATGAGGACAGCCGCTATACGACCGATATCGAGGCGTTTCTCGGCGCCCAACAGGAGTGGCTGTCGAATAACCTGCCCAAGCGCGGTGCGATCATCGAGGCCAATGAATACGGCCAGGCCAAGCTGCCGGCCAAGGCGCAACAGGTCTACGGCAAGCCCGGCAAGGGCGATCTGACCGGCTGGTACATCAATGCCCGCGACGGGTCGGTGCAATCCGTGGCCTATCGCATGCCTGAAGCCAAGAAGCCGAAGGTGGTCAAGGATGCCGACGGTGTGGATACGGTCGTCGAAGACCTCGAAGCGCCCAAGGCCCGTCCCGACGTCACCCAGAAGGGTCTCGACATGGTCGGCGATCTGCGCACGGATGCCCTTCACGAGGCGCTTGCGCGTGCACCCATCGAGAATGACACACTGACGGCGCTGCTCGTCCTTGCTCTGACCGGCCAGAACGTCACGATCGCCAGCGGCGCATCCGACAATCCCTACGGTCATGCCAAATGCGCTCCACATGCGGTGCGGCTGGTCGATGAGGATGGCAAGCTCTCCTTCGATCGCGAAACCCTTGGCCAGGTCGCACGCTCGGTTCTGATCGAGGTCCTGTCGCTTCGCCGCAACCGATCCGATAGCGGAATGGTTGCCCGTATCGCCGGCGATGCCATCGGCGCTGATCAGTTTCTGACCAGCATGGCGAGCGAGGAGTTTCTCTCATGCCTGTCGCGCACGGCACTGGAGGCCGTCGCGGAAACCGCCGGGGTGGCTGGCCGCGTCAAGGTCAAGGACACCCGCGCCGCCGTGGTCGAACATTTCGCAGACGACCGCCTTGTTCTGCCGGCAGCAGCGATCGCGCCAGACGCCGCCGAGGTCTTGGCCTGGGCGAGCCGCTTCACGTCCGCGACATCCAACCTCGAGGAGGAGGATGACGAGACAGCCCCGGTGACAGAGGACGAGGCTCCGGCGTCTGACCGCAGCGGCGCCGACGGTGCCGACGATTTCCGCGAGGCGGCCGAATAA
- the ligD gene encoding non-homologous end-joining DNA ligase, with translation MTKPPLQPSQPLLRKTEAPVRSRPRRPRDPAQPQLPFDPMPDRIEPCLALLKAKPPRGPDWLFEVKWDGYRVAVHIRPNDVRIITRGGHDWTDRFPAIADAARTISVGTAILDGEAVVLDAQGRSDFGALQRSLGGRGGKQASGEAILYAFDLLYFDGHDLTRMELSGRRHLLEDLINEGDGPIRLSQNVEADGDALLAAACAHGLEGIIAKHRDSTYRSGRLGDWLKVKCIQSESFVIIGYEPSAAARGGIGSLLLGAHQGDAFVHVGSVGTGFKEKDAIELRRMLDTLKTERAPVAVDKKGVVFVQPTLIAEIEYRAWTDDGKLRHASYKGLRELQDNAAIYKLGE, from the coding sequence ATGACAAAGCCGCCACTCCAGCCATCCCAGCCGCTCTTGCGGAAAACCGAAGCGCCGGTCCGGTCGCGCCCGCGCAGACCGCGCGATCCGGCCCAGCCGCAATTGCCGTTCGACCCGATGCCCGATCGCATCGAACCATGCCTGGCACTCCTGAAGGCGAAACCACCGCGCGGGCCGGATTGGCTTTTCGAGGTCAAATGGGACGGATACCGGGTGGCGGTCCATATCAGGCCGAACGATGTCCGGATCATCACCCGCGGCGGACACGATTGGACCGATCGGTTTCCGGCGATCGCGGATGCGGCCCGCACGATCAGTGTCGGCACGGCCATCCTTGATGGAGAAGCCGTGGTTCTGGATGCGCAGGGCCGTTCCGATTTCGGCGCGCTACAGCGCTCGCTCGGAGGTCGGGGCGGCAAACAAGCCTCCGGCGAGGCGATCCTCTACGCATTTGACTTGTTGTATTTCGACGGTCACGACCTCACCCGCATGGAGCTGTCCGGGCGGCGGCACCTGCTGGAAGACTTGATCAATGAAGGCGACGGGCCGATCCGCCTGTCGCAGAACGTCGAAGCCGATGGAGACGCGCTGCTGGCTGCGGCCTGCGCGCATGGGCTGGAGGGCATCATCGCCAAGCACCGCGACAGCACCTACCGCTCGGGTCGGCTCGGCGACTGGCTGAAGGTCAAATGCATTCAGAGCGAAAGCTTTGTGATTATCGGATACGAGCCGTCCGCTGCGGCACGCGGCGGGATCGGCAGCCTGTTGCTTGGGGCCCATCAGGGCGACGCGTTCGTCCATGTCGGTTCGGTCGGGACCGGCTTCAAAGAGAAAGATGCTATCGAACTGCGCCGGATGCTGGACACGCTGAAAACCGAACGTGCTCCTGTTGCGGTCGACAAAAAGGGTGTCGTCTTTGTTCAACCGACATTGATTGCCGAGATCGAATATCGAGCATGGACCGACGATGGCAAGTTACGGCATGCCTCATATAAGGGCCTGCGGGAACTGCAGGACAACGCGGCGATCTACAAACTCGGCGAGTAG
- a CDS encoding helicase-related protein → MAHDDPFTLDLFGKTSLSSGFDIAGSAFSPAVGGGEGAAEPTCHPPAKPAATPEQAKAITRPNVNFRLQGSRGLAKTWRERARDNIAAIRLANEIERSSLPARPDQQARLIRFTGFGASDLANGIFRRPGAATFRAGWEQLGESLEASVNAADYASLARCTQYAHFTPEFIVRAIWAGLAKLGFDGGRILEPGIGTGLFPALMPEAISARSHVTGVELDPVTARIVGLLQPQARILNGDFAQTELPASFDLAIGNPPFSDRTVRSDPDFRSLGLRLHDYFIAKAMDRLKPGGLAAFVTSSGTMDKAAARAREYIAGMANLVGAFRLPEGSFRADAGTDVVVDILFFRKRHADEQAGNDSWIDLADVGLEGEGGSVRINRWFVDHPDMVLGRHAITSGPFGETYTCRPIGGDLETILNDAIEGLPADIYDGEPSTFDSELEDEVAEAMAERAADRQVREGSYFIGKATALMQVVDGVAVPVNVRKGKSTDGIFAKHALIIRKLIPIRDAVRLILKLQERDRPWTQAQVTLRIAWSSFVREFGPINFTSVSTSEDPETGEIREIHRRPNLAPFLDDPDCWLVASIEDYDLETNTAKPGPIFSERVIASAPSPVITSALDALAVVLNDRGHVDPDHIAELLHRDVEGVIEELGEAIFRDPSDGSWQMADAYLSGAVRSKLTFARAATKLDPAFARNVTALERVQPADLRPSDITARLGAPWIPSDDVVAFVRETMEAEISIHHLPELATWTVNARQLEWSAAGTTDWGTHRRHAGQLLSDALNSSVPQIFDTIRDGETERRVLNTAETEAAKEKLSKIKTAFQSWIWSDPDRTGRLARVYNDTFNNIAPRSFNGDHLQLPGASGAFSLYGHQKRGIWRIISAGATYLAHAVGAGKTLTMAAAIMEQRRLGLINKAMLVVPGHCLAQAAREFLALYPNARILVADETNFVREKRHRFLSRAATANWDAIIITHSAFRFISVPSVFEAQMIQDELELYEELLTKVERDDRLSRKRIERMKEGHKERLEALSTRKDDLLTISELGIDQIIVDEAQEFRKLTFATNMSTLRGVDPNGSQRAWDLFVKSNFIETKNPGRALVLASGTPITNTLGEMFSVQRMMDPTALSGRGLHEFDAWASTFGDTATELELQPSGKYKPVTRFSQFVNVPELIAMFRSFADVVLPADLRTYVKVPEISGGKRQIVTAEPTLAFKAYQKQLDARIKAIEMRDGPAKPGDDILLSVITDGRHAAIDLRLVDQAMGNEAANKLNALVRNTYRIWQETGKAEYRRKDGKPFDRPGAGQLIFSDLGTISVETTRGFSAYRWIRDELVRLGMPASEIAFMQDYKKSDAKQRLFNDFNAGKVRLLIGSSETMGTGVNVQARLKALHHLDVPWLPSQIEQREGRIVRQGNQHDEVDVFAYATLGSLDATMWQNNERKARFIAAALSGDTSVRRLEDMGEGQANQFAMAKAIASGDERLMQKAGLEAEIARLDRLRAAHIDDQHAIRRQIREAEREIDTSTQRIKDTATDIERLIPTSGDAFIMQVGGEIFTERKLAGRALMKEILTLVQLQRPGEMSIARIGGFELAYQGERFGKDGYRYETLLCRTGGNYEIELSVTTAPIGAISRLEHALGGFEHERESHRNRLFDAKRRLASYTPRLGDIFSFEAELELKLSQLDEIERDLAATADELGEDSQQAA, encoded by the coding sequence ATGGCACATGACGACCCCTTCACCCTTGACCTCTTTGGCAAAACATCGCTGTCTTCCGGTTTCGACATTGCCGGATCGGCCTTCTCGCCAGCCGTGGGTGGTGGCGAGGGCGCTGCAGAACCCACATGCCACCCACCAGCAAAGCCGGCTGCCACGCCAGAACAAGCCAAGGCCATCACGCGACCTAACGTCAATTTCCGGCTCCAAGGATCGCGCGGCCTCGCCAAGACCTGGCGGGAGCGGGCCCGCGACAATATCGCCGCCATCCGGCTTGCCAACGAGATCGAGCGCTCCAGCTTGCCGGCGCGTCCCGATCAGCAGGCAAGGCTGATCCGATTTACCGGCTTCGGTGCCTCCGATTTGGCCAACGGCATATTCCGGCGCCCGGGTGCTGCAACTTTCCGCGCCGGATGGGAGCAGCTTGGTGAAAGCCTGGAAGCCTCGGTCAATGCGGCCGACTATGCATCGCTTGCCCGCTGCACCCAATATGCACATTTCACGCCGGAATTCATTGTGCGGGCTATCTGGGCCGGGCTTGCGAAGTTGGGTTTTGACGGCGGCCGCATCCTCGAACCCGGAATCGGCACAGGGCTGTTTCCGGCGCTGATGCCGGAGGCAATCTCGGCGCGCAGCCACGTCACCGGGGTAGAGCTCGATCCAGTCACTGCCCGGATCGTGGGCCTGCTGCAGCCGCAGGCCAGAATACTCAACGGCGATTTCGCACAGACCGAGTTGCCGGCGTCTTTCGATCTGGCGATTGGCAATCCGCCGTTTTCGGATCGGACAGTGAGGAGTGATCCGGACTTCCGGTCCCTCGGTCTCCGGCTGCATGACTATTTCATAGCCAAGGCGATGGATCGGCTGAAGCCCGGAGGACTTGCTGCCTTCGTCACCTCGTCGGGCACGATGGACAAGGCAGCCGCCCGCGCTCGCGAATACATTGCCGGTATGGCCAATCTTGTCGGAGCATTTCGCCTGCCCGAGGGCAGTTTTCGGGCTGACGCCGGCACGGATGTGGTTGTTGATATCCTCTTCTTCCGAAAGCGTCATGCCGATGAGCAGGCCGGCAATGACAGCTGGATTGATCTTGCGGATGTTGGACTGGAGGGCGAGGGCGGTAGCGTCCGTATCAACAGATGGTTCGTCGATCATCCCGACATGGTGCTGGGGCGCCATGCGATCACCTCGGGACCTTTCGGCGAGACCTACACATGCCGGCCGATAGGTGGCGATCTCGAAACGATCTTGAACGATGCCATCGAAGGGCTTCCTGCGGACATCTATGACGGCGAGCCGTCCACCTTCGATTCCGAACTTGAGGATGAGGTGGCGGAAGCGATGGCCGAGCGGGCCGCCGACAGACAAGTTCGCGAAGGCAGCTATTTCATCGGTAAGGCGACAGCCTTGATGCAGGTCGTGGACGGCGTCGCTGTTCCGGTTAATGTCAGAAAGGGCAAGAGCACCGATGGCATTTTTGCCAAGCATGCACTCATTATCCGCAAGCTGATCCCGATCCGCGATGCGGTCCGGCTCATCCTCAAGCTTCAGGAACGCGACCGGCCATGGACCCAGGCGCAGGTCACGCTGCGCATCGCCTGGTCGAGCTTTGTGCGCGAGTTCGGGCCAATCAACTTTACCTCCGTCTCGACATCGGAGGACCCGGAAACCGGTGAGATCAGGGAGATCCATCGCCGGCCGAATCTTGCGCCTTTCCTCGACGATCCCGATTGCTGGCTGGTCGCCTCGATCGAAGACTACGATCTGGAAACCAACACCGCCAAGCCCGGGCCGATCTTCAGCGAGCGGGTGATCGCGTCGGCGCCGTCACCGGTGATCACCTCTGCGCTCGACGCGCTTGCCGTGGTTTTGAACGACAGAGGCCATGTCGATCCAGATCACATCGCCGAGCTGCTGCACCGCGACGTGGAGGGGGTGATCGAGGAATTGGGCGAGGCGATTTTCCGCGATCCGTCGGATGGTTCATGGCAGATGGCTGATGCCTACCTATCCGGCGCGGTCCGATCGAAGCTCACTTTTGCCCGAGCTGCCACCAAGCTCGATCCCGCCTTTGCGCGAAACGTGACGGCGCTGGAGCGCGTCCAACCTGCCGATCTCAGGCCCTCGGATATCACCGCACGGTTGGGCGCCCCTTGGATCCCCTCCGACGATGTCGTCGCGTTCGTCAGAGAGACGATGGAGGCAGAAATCTCTATCCATCATTTGCCGGAACTGGCGACCTGGACGGTCAATGCCCGGCAGCTGGAGTGGTCGGCGGCTGGTACCACGGACTGGGGAACGCACCGCCGCCATGCCGGCCAGCTTCTGTCCGACGCCTTGAACTCGTCCGTGCCGCAGATCTTCGACACGATCCGCGACGGCGAGACCGAGCGTCGGGTGCTGAACACCGCGGAGACGGAAGCGGCCAAGGAAAAGCTCTCCAAGATCAAGACGGCCTTCCAGTCATGGATCTGGTCCGACCCAGATCGGACCGGCCGGCTGGCGCGGGTCTATAACGACACGTTTAACAATATTGCGCCGCGATCCTTCAACGGCGATCATCTCCAACTTCCCGGCGCCTCTGGCGCCTTTTCTTTGTACGGCCATCAGAAGCGCGGCATTTGGCGGATCATTTCCGCCGGCGCCACCTATCTCGCGCATGCGGTTGGAGCAGGCAAGACACTGACCATGGCCGCCGCGATCATGGAACAGCGCCGGCTCGGGCTGATCAACAAGGCGATGCTGGTCGTGCCCGGGCATTGCCTGGCGCAGGCTGCCCGAGAGTTTCTGGCGCTCTATCCCAATGCCCGTATCCTGGTCGCCGACGAGACCAATTTCGTCAGGGAGAAGCGCCACCGCTTCCTGTCGCGGGCCGCGACCGCCAACTGGGATGCCATCATCATCACCCATTCCGCCTTTCGCTTCATTTCGGTGCCCTCGGTGTTTGAAGCGCAGATGATTCAGGACGAGTTGGAACTCTACGAGGAACTGCTCACCAAGGTCGAGCGAGATGACCGGCTGTCGCGCAAGCGCATCGAGCGCATGAAGGAAGGCCACAAGGAGCGCCTAGAAGCGCTCTCGACCCGCAAGGACGATCTACTGACCATCTCCGAGCTTGGCATCGATCAGATCATCGTCGACGAAGCGCAGGAGTTCCGCAAGCTGACCTTTGCCACCAACATGTCGACATTGCGCGGCGTCGATCCGAACGGCTCGCAGCGCGCCTGGGACCTGTTCGTCAAATCCAACTTCATTGAGACGAAGAACCCGGGCAGGGCGCTGGTGCTGGCCTCAGGTACGCCGATCACCAACACGCTTGGCGAAATGTTCTCAGTGCAGCGGATGATGGATCCGACAGCGCTCTCCGGGCGCGGTCTGCACGAGTTCGATGCCTGGGCCTCGACCTTCGGCGACACCGCCACCGAGCTCGAATTGCAGCCTTCGGGCAAGTATAAGCCGGTCACCCGGTTCAGCCAATTTGTCAACGTGCCGGAACTGATCGCCATGTTCCGCTCCTTTGCCGATGTCGTGCTGCCGGCCGATCTCAGAACCTATGTGAAGGTGCCGGAGATCTCCGGCGGCAAGCGCCAGATCGTCACCGCCGAGCCGACGCTGGCGTTCAAGGCTTACCAGAAGCAGTTGGACGCGCGGATCAAGGCAATCGAGATGCGCGACGGGCCGGCAAAGCCGGGTGACGACATCCTGCTTTCGGTGATAACGGACGGCCGCCATGCAGCCATCGATCTGCGGCTGGTGGATCAGGCCATGGGCAATGAGGCAGCAAACAAGCTGAATGCGCTTGTCAGGAACACCTATCGGATCTGGCAGGAGACGGGAAAGGCGGAATATCGCCGCAAGGACGGCAAGCCGTTTGACCGGCCGGGCGCCGGCCAGCTGATCTTCTCCGATCTGGGCACGATCTCGGTCGAAACCACGCGCGGCTTTTCCGCCTACAGATGGATCCGAGATGAGCTCGTTCGCCTGGGCATGCCGGCTTCCGAAATCGCGTTTATGCAGGATTACAAGAAGTCGGATGCCAAGCAGCGGCTGTTCAACGACTTCAATGCCGGCAAAGTCCGCTTGCTGATCGGTTCGTCCGAAACTATGGGCACTGGCGTCAATGTTCAGGCCCGATTGAAAGCTTTGCATCATCTCGACGTACCGTGGTTGCCATCGCAGATCGAGCAGCGCGAAGGCCGTATCGTTCGCCAGGGCAATCAGCATGACGAGGTGGATGTCTTTGCCTATGCGACGCTTGGGAGCCTCGACGCCACCATGTGGCAGAACAACGAGCGCAAGGCCCGGTTCATCGCGGCAGCCCTGTCCGGCGACACGAGTGTGCGTCGGCTGGAAGATATGGGGGAGGGACAGGCGAACCAGTTTGCTATGGCAAAGGCGATTGCGTCCGGCGACGAACGGCTGATGCAAAAGGCAGGACTCGAAGCGGAGATTGCCCGCCTTGACCGGTTGCGCGCCGCCCATATCGACGATCAGCATGCGATCCGGCGACAGATCCGCGAGGCCGAGCGCGAGATCGACACCTCGACGCAGCGGATTAAGGATACGGCCACCGACATCGAGCGGCTGATCCCGACATCCGGCGATGCCTTCATCATGCAAGTTGGCGGCGAAATATTCACCGAGCGCAAGCTAGCGGGCCGCGCACTGATGAAGGAGATCCTGACGCTGGTCCAGCTGCAGAGGCCAGGAGAGATGAGCATTGCAAGGATCGGTGGGTTCGAGCTCGCCTATCAGGGCGAACGGTTCGGCAAGGATGGCTACCGCTACGAGACCCTGCTTTGCCGCACCGGGGGGAACTACGAAATCGAGCTGTCCGTCACAACCGCACCGATTGGCGCTATCTCCCGGCTCGAGCACGCACTTGGCGGGTTCGAACACGAGCGCGAGAGCCATCGCAATCGTCTCTTCGATGCCAAGCGACGGCTCGCCTCCTATACTCCGCGTCTTGGGGACATCTTCTCGTTCGAAGCCGAGCTCGAACTCAAGCTGAGCCAACTGGACGAGATCGAAAGGGATCTTGCGGCGACCGCCGATGAATTAGGGGAGGATAGCCAGCAGGCCGCATGA
- a CDS encoding DUF1419 domain-containing protein yields MSHLQNISSEPRKVLEGVATRQQMYSLFNRHAQAPADGHRATGGRYIGEWFEVSEGDHDRMFEILPPLFYRGDTFAMCEFVAARVASVFFALRLNGGLRHFHGYCDLADPSSINQMRAAIIARENAPTRCMSRTERLDHIWSTVGTEFRAYADLRFTPAFLGRRIVIVYSATQGKIWKLLDDLTDLEVAAKLPVQFRHLPEIAAA; encoded by the coding sequence ATGTCTCATCTTCAAAATATTTCGTCCGAACCGCGCAAGGTCCTCGAAGGCGTCGCCACGCGCCAGCAGATGTACTCCCTCTTTAACCGCCATGCCCAGGCGCCTGCCGACGGACACCGCGCGACCGGCGGCCGCTACATCGGCGAATGGTTCGAGGTCAGCGAGGGCGACCACGACCGTATGTTCGAAATCCTGCCGCCGCTCTTTTATCGCGGCGACACTTTCGCCATGTGCGAGTTCGTCGCCGCCCGCGTCGCTAGCGTCTTTTTTGCCTTGCGGCTGAACGGCGGTTTGCGGCACTTCCACGGCTATTGCGATCTTGCGGACCCATCATCGATCAACCAGATGCGCGCGGCGATCATCGCGCGGGAAAACGCGCCCACCCGATGCATGAGCCGCACCGAAAGGCTCGACCATATCTGGAGCACTGTTGGCACAGAGTTCCGCGCTTATGCAGATCTCCGCTTCACGCCGGCCTTCCTCGGCCGCCGGATCGTCATCGTCTATTCCGCGACGCAGGGAAAAATCTGGAAGCTGCTCGACGACCTGACCGATCTTGAGGTCGCCGCAAAGCTGCCCGTCCAGTTCCGGCACCTGCCTGAGATCGCAGCAGCCTGA
- a CDS encoding DUF3991 and toprim domain-containing protein: protein MHLCRRKGSFAADKNHSDPFVTAPLRRQAFAPGKAVALSYRKARNKEKTMDRQKIEELRERVSCGAVLVDAGFALDARESSRRAVKFRRRGEIVIVTHGGAGWFDPLSDEKGDVFALAVFLEKIPFNASIARVGRLAGVDLMPAPRRIGARPAVLSVGDTWERRPRLFRLSPAWRYLHDTRALPWQLLRRVAETGIVRQGPQGSAWFAHHDEAGTLSGWEERGPQWRGFSTGGSKTLFRLGGKVATRVCITEAAIDALSLAALEDIRPDTLYASTGGGWSPSTARAIETIALRAMLVAATDADPQGEAYADRLRQIADRLGGDFVRLRPNAIDWNEELKERRQEEDLPHARAAGSRVKLRPAYGGP from the coding sequence TTGCACCTCTGCCGCCGCAAGGGAAGCTTCGCCGCGGACAAAAACCATTCCGATCCGTTTGTAACCGCGCCCTTGCGGCGCCAGGCCTTCGCGCCGGGCAAAGCTGTGGCCCTCTCGTATCGAAAGGCCAGAAACAAGGAGAAGACAATGGACAGGCAGAAGATCGAAGAACTGCGCGAGCGCGTGTCTTGCGGGGCCGTATTGGTGGATGCGGGGTTCGCCCTCGACGCCCGCGAGAGCTCCCGCCGCGCCGTCAAATTCCGCCGGCGCGGCGAGATCGTCATCGTCACCCATGGCGGGGCCGGCTGGTTTGATCCTCTTTCGGATGAAAAGGGGGACGTGTTTGCGCTTGCGGTCTTCCTGGAGAAGATTCCGTTCAATGCGTCGATCGCGCGTGTTGGCCGCCTCGCAGGAGTGGACCTCATGCCGGCCCCAAGACGGATCGGGGCACGCCCGGCCGTGCTATCCGTCGGGGATACATGGGAACGGCGGCCAAGGCTCTTCCGGCTGTCACCGGCCTGGCGCTATCTGCACGATACGCGCGCGCTGCCATGGCAGCTGCTGCGGCGCGTTGCCGAAACGGGCATCGTCAGGCAGGGCCCGCAGGGCAGTGCCTGGTTTGCCCACCACGACGAAGCAGGCACGCTATCCGGTTGGGAGGAACGCGGGCCGCAATGGCGCGGCTTTTCAACCGGTGGATCGAAGACTCTGTTTCGCCTCGGCGGTAAGGTTGCGACCCGCGTGTGCATTACCGAGGCGGCCATCGATGCCCTCAGTCTAGCCGCCCTTGAGGATATCCGACCCGACACGCTCTATGCCAGCACCGGGGGAGGGTGGTCGCCATCGACCGCCCGGGCCATCGAAACGATTGCGCTAAGAGCGATGCTGGTTGCCGCCACTGACGCCGACCCGCAAGGCGAGGCCTACGCCGATCGTTTAAGGCAGATCGCTGATCGCCTCGGCGGCGATTTCGTCCGGCTGAGACCAAACGCGATCGATTGGAACGAGGAACTAAAGGAAAGACGACAGGAGGAAGACCTGCCGCATGCGCGCGCTGCCGGGTCAAGGGTAAAGCTGCGCCCGGCGTACGGCGGCCCCTGA